From the genome of Sphingobacterium kitahiroshimense, one region includes:
- the mfd gene encoding transcription-repair coupling factor: MGIKEIIEKYGQSELTQTLTKAIQAKNPKVHLRGLIGSSDAVVAVASYTLQERPYLFILPTHEDASYFLSDLESLLDKQVLFFPASYRKPFDFTQLDATHVLQRAETLNVLNHTSELPKMVVTYPEAIAEKVINRSDLEKNTLEITENTKLSIDFINEFLFEYDFDRVDFVYEPGQYAIRGGIVDIFSFSNDLPYRIEFFGDDIESIRTFEIESQLSVSKIHKVTIVPNVQAKFLSAQNISLLEYIDKDAVVWIKDVQFTLDTIKDGNKKATEFWNALSEKEKKDNSEWINPAYGFSDEKNFNALLFDFPIVEFGKQFFYKAETTIKFDIHPQPSFNKDFNLLIHNFKENEKNKIENLIFSDSPKQIERIYKILEDLDKTVTFIPVHKGFREGFRDDDVKLACYTDHQIFDRYYKYKRKKGYEKSQAITLKDLRDLKPGDYITHIDHGVGKYAGLEKVEVNGKSQEMIRLSYADNDLLYVNINSLNRISKYSGKEGSIPKMNKLGTDVWDKLKKTTKKKVKDIARDLIMLYAKRKAQTGTAFSPDSYLQNELEASFIYEDTPDQEKATADVKRDMESPHPMDRLVCGDVGFGKTEIAIRAAFKAVADSKQVAVLVPTTILAHQHYRTFTERLKDLPCTIDYINRFKTAKQIKETLAKLAEGKIDIIIGTHRLVSKDVKFKDLGLMIIDEEQKFGVSVKEKLKLLRANVDSLTLTATPIPRTLHFSLMGARDLSLINTPPPNRQPVQTELHVFNETLIQEAVSFELERGGQVFFIHNRVADLKQLGAMIQKLVPNARVGIAHGQLEGDDLEDVMLKFINHDFDVLVATTIIEAGLDIPNANTIIINHAHMFGLSDLHQMRGRVGRSNKKSFCYLLSPPLSTLTPEAYKRLSAIEEFSELGAGFNVAMRDLDIRGSGNLLGGEQSGFIAEIGFEMYHKILDEAIQELKEDEFSDVFADDKDHKYVSFTQIDTDMEVLIPDEYVTNISERYNLYTEISKLENEDQLTDFAVSLEDRFGPIPHEVFELFNTLRLQWFGKQIGFEKISYKKNTLKGYFVNNPKSTYFESDQFGRVLAFVQQHPEISNLKEIKKQLRLALSNVNSISYALKLLKEMV, from the coding sequence CCTTTTGATTTTACACAACTTGATGCAACACATGTTTTACAACGCGCAGAAACATTAAATGTACTAAATCATACTTCCGAATTACCAAAAATGGTTGTTACATACCCAGAAGCAATTGCTGAAAAGGTAATTAATAGAAGTGATCTGGAGAAAAACACGTTAGAAATAACCGAAAACACCAAATTAAGTATAGACTTTATCAATGAGTTTCTATTTGAATACGATTTCGACCGTGTAGATTTTGTTTACGAGCCTGGACAGTACGCCATTCGAGGAGGAATTGTCGATATATTCTCTTTTTCTAATGATCTTCCCTACCGAATAGAATTTTTTGGAGATGACATTGAAAGCATTCGAACATTTGAGATCGAATCCCAACTGTCTGTATCAAAAATTCATAAAGTAACCATCGTCCCCAATGTGCAAGCTAAATTCTTAAGTGCGCAAAATATTTCCCTTTTGGAGTATATTGACAAAGATGCAGTTGTTTGGATAAAAGATGTTCAGTTCACATTGGATACGATAAAAGATGGAAATAAAAAAGCAACCGAGTTTTGGAATGCTTTATCAGAAAAAGAAAAGAAAGACAATTCAGAGTGGATAAATCCCGCTTATGGATTTTCTGACGAAAAAAATTTCAATGCACTCCTTTTCGATTTCCCAATCGTCGAATTCGGAAAACAATTCTTCTATAAAGCCGAAACGACAATCAAATTTGATATCCACCCACAACCCTCATTCAATAAAGATTTCAATCTGTTGATCCATAATTTCAAAGAGAATGAGAAAAATAAAATCGAAAATTTAATCTTCTCAGATTCGCCTAAACAAATAGAGCGGATATATAAAATCTTAGAAGATCTCGACAAAACAGTTACCTTTATTCCTGTCCATAAAGGATTCAGAGAAGGATTTAGGGACGATGATGTCAAATTAGCCTGCTATACAGATCATCAAATTTTTGATCGATATTATAAGTACAAGCGAAAAAAAGGTTATGAAAAAAGTCAGGCCATCACGTTAAAAGATCTGCGAGATCTTAAACCAGGTGATTATATTACCCATATCGACCATGGTGTCGGAAAGTATGCTGGACTTGAGAAAGTGGAAGTCAATGGCAAATCTCAGGAAATGATCCGATTGAGTTATGCTGACAATGACCTTCTGTACGTAAACATCAACTCCTTAAATCGGATTTCCAAGTATTCAGGAAAAGAAGGTTCTATTCCAAAAATGAATAAACTGGGAACAGATGTATGGGACAAGCTAAAGAAAACCACAAAGAAAAAAGTCAAGGACATTGCCCGAGACTTGATCATGCTCTATGCGAAACGTAAAGCACAGACCGGTACGGCCTTTAGTCCAGATTCTTATTTACAGAATGAACTGGAAGCTTCTTTTATTTATGAAGACACACCAGATCAAGAAAAAGCTACTGCAGATGTAAAACGTGATATGGAATCGCCACATCCGATGGACCGTCTAGTATGTGGTGATGTTGGTTTTGGAAAAACGGAAATTGCTATAAGAGCAGCATTTAAAGCTGTTGCAGACAGCAAGCAGGTTGCAGTACTTGTACCAACAACGATTCTTGCACATCAGCATTACCGAACTTTTACTGAACGCCTCAAAGATCTACCGTGTACCATAGACTATATCAATAGATTTAAAACAGCAAAACAAATTAAAGAAACATTGGCAAAATTAGCTGAGGGGAAAATTGATATTATCATCGGTACTCATCGCCTAGTAAGTAAGGATGTTAAATTTAAAGATCTGGGCCTGATGATCATTGATGAAGAACAAAAATTTGGAGTCTCCGTTAAAGAAAAATTAAAACTATTACGTGCCAATGTCGATTCACTGACATTAACCGCAACCCCTATACCCCGTACATTACACTTTTCGCTGATGGGGGCGCGAGATTTGAGTTTAATCAACACGCCACCCCCCAATCGTCAACCTGTTCAAACAGAATTGCATGTATTCAATGAAACACTGATACAGGAAGCAGTATCCTTTGAACTGGAACGCGGTGGACAAGTGTTCTTTATTCACAACCGTGTTGCCGATCTTAAGCAACTAGGTGCTATGATTCAAAAATTAGTCCCTAATGCACGGGTAGGTATCGCGCATGGACAGCTTGAAGGTGATGATCTCGAAGATGTTATGCTTAAGTTTATCAATCACGATTTTGATGTATTGGTTGCCACAACCATTATCGAAGCCGGATTGGATATTCCCAATGCCAATACCATCATCATTAACCATGCGCATATGTTTGGTCTAAGCGATCTTCATCAGATGCGTGGACGTGTAGGTCGCTCAAATAAAAAATCATTCTGTTACCTGCTAAGCCCTCCATTATCTACACTTACGCCAGAGGCTTATAAACGATTATCAGCAATCGAAGAGTTTTCAGAATTAGGGGCAGGATTTAATGTCGCTATGCGCGATCTTGATATTCGTGGCTCAGGAAATTTATTAGGTGGAGAACAATCTGGGTTTATTGCCGAAATTGGTTTTGAGATGTATCATAAAATTCTTGATGAAGCAATTCAGGAATTAAAAGAAGACGAATTCTCAGATGTCTTTGCCGATGATAAAGACCACAAATATGTCTCCTTTACGCAGATCGACACCGATATGGAAGTATTGATACCTGATGAATATGTAACCAATATCAGTGAGCGATATAACCTATATACGGAAATATCGAAACTCGAAAATGAAGACCAACTGACAGATTTTGCAGTATCATTAGAAGACCGATTCGGTCCGATACCACATGAAGTCTTTGAATTGTTTAATACTTTGCGCCTACAATGGTTTGGAAAGCAGATTGGATTTGAAAAAATATCCTACAAGAAAAACACTTTAAAAGGATATTTCGTTAACAACCCAAAATCAACTTATTTCGAATCAGATCAATTTGGAAGAGTACTTGCTTTTGTTCAGCAGCACCCAGAGATTAGTAATTTAAAAGAAATCAAAAAGCAGCTTAGGCTGGCTTTAAGTAATGTGAATAGTATTAGTTATGCTTTAAAGCTTTTAAAAGAAATGGTATAA
- a CDS encoding nucleoside-diphosphate kinase, which produces MATNRTFTMIKPDAVANGHIGAILNDIIAGGFKIVAMKYIQLTTETAGAFYAVHSARPFYGELVNFMTSGPIVAVILEKENAIEDFRTLIGATNPAEAAEGTIRNKYAKSIDANAVHGSDSDENAQIEGAFFFSQFERF; this is translated from the coding sequence ATGGCAACTAACAGAACTTTTACGATGATCAAACCAGATGCAGTAGCAAATGGTCACATCGGCGCTATTTTGAATGATATTATTGCTGGTGGTTTCAAAATCGTAGCAATGAAATATATTCAATTGACTACAGAAACAGCGGGTGCTTTTTACGCAGTACACAGCGCGCGTCCTTTCTACGGAGAATTAGTAAACTTTATGACTTCAGGTCCTATTGTTGCTGTTATCTTGGAGAAAGAAAATGCAATTGAAGATTTCCGTACTTTAATCGGTGCTACTAACCCTGCTGAAGCTGCAGAAGGTACCATCCGTAACAAATATGCAAAATCTATCGATGCTAATGCGGTTCATGGTTCTGATTCAGATGAAAACGCTCAAATCGAAGGTGCATTTTTCTTTTCTCAATTCGAGAGATTTTAG
- the ruvX gene encoding Holliday junction resolvase RuvX — MRLMAFDYGTKRIGIAVTDPMQIIATALTTVHPDKIWEFLEDYFKTEQVETFVLGKPLQMDGTDSESAIHILGFARRLKKTYPLIPIIEIDERFTSKMAAAVIAQSGKKKNKRQEKGIVDTISATLILQTYMETKAF, encoded by the coding sequence ATGAGATTAATGGCTTTTGATTATGGAACAAAAAGGATCGGTATTGCAGTGACAGATCCGATGCAAATAATTGCAACAGCATTAACGACGGTGCATCCGGATAAAATTTGGGAGTTCTTAGAAGATTATTTTAAAACAGAGCAGGTGGAGACGTTTGTATTGGGCAAGCCTTTGCAAATGGACGGGACGGATTCGGAGTCTGCGATTCATATTTTAGGATTTGCAAGACGGTTAAAGAAAACATACCCTTTGATCCCTATTATTGAAATAGACGAACGGTTTACGTCAAAAATGGCCGCTGCTGTTATCGCTCAAAGCGGTAAGAAAAAAAATAAAAGACAAGAAAAGGGTATTGTGGATACCATATCAGCAACCTTGATCTTGCAGACATATATGGAAACTAAAGCATTTTAA
- the ybeY gene encoding rRNA maturation RNase YbeY, with translation MALKDILFFVEDIDFKLKEKAKIRQWIVDTIKAEGFKRVGELSFILCSDAYLLEINKQYLNHDTYTDVVTFDSSEDDDVIAGDIFISVERITENAAKFKVDSKDELQRVIMHGVLHLCGYHDKKPEDKTLMTVKENEYLGKRGF, from the coding sequence ATGGCATTAAAAGATATTCTATTCTTTGTAGAAGATATTGATTTTAAATTAAAGGAAAAGGCAAAAATTCGTCAGTGGATTGTGGATACAATCAAGGCTGAAGGATTTAAACGTGTTGGTGAACTAAGCTTTATCTTATGTTCAGATGCTTATTTATTGGAAATTAATAAGCAGTATTTGAATCATGATACTTATACAGATGTTGTTACTTTTGACTCCTCGGAAGATGATGATGTGATTGCTGGTGATATATTTATCAGTGTTGAGCGTATTACAGAAAATGCTGCTAAATTTAAAGTTGATAGTAAAGATGAGTTACAGCGCGTGATTATGCATGGCGTATTACATTTATGTGGATACCATGATAAAAAACCCGAAGATAAAACGTTGATGACGGTTAAAGAGAATGAGTATCTTGGGAAACGAGGTTTTTAG
- the hemH gene encoding ferrochelatase gives MSKKATKGILLVQLGTPDSPATSDVRKYLTEFLMDGRVIDIPYINRTLLVRGIIAPTRAPKSAKIYETIWDKETGSPLMHYSIIQRDLLQDSLGEDYHVELAMRYQSPSIENALKNMEGMLLDSIRVIPLFPQYASATSGSVIDRVMELIRKWNYLPNMSFVSSYCQEPLMIETFADHARQHDIAHFDHIVFSYHGLPVRQLGKVDPTRQLSCPEDGCDSCKNTVNSFCYLSQCHATTRAIAQELGLEKEQYSICFQSRLGKEPWIQPYTSSLLEDLAQKGKKKLLVFSPAFVADCIETIDEIGVEYANEFKHLGGEEVQLVESLNGDPKWIEALKRLALNA, from the coding sequence ATGAGTAAGAAAGCTACCAAAGGAATTTTATTAGTTCAACTGGGGACTCCGGATAGTCCTGCCACATCAGATGTAAGAAAATATTTAACAGAATTTTTAATGGACGGAAGGGTAATTGATATTCCATATATCAATAGAACACTTTTAGTTAGGGGAATCATAGCTCCTACTCGTGCTCCGAAGTCTGCTAAAATTTATGAAACAATCTGGGATAAGGAAACAGGTTCTCCTTTGATGCATTACAGCATTATACAGCGTGATCTCTTGCAGGATTCTTTAGGGGAGGATTATCATGTCGAATTGGCCATGCGTTACCAGAGTCCTTCTATTGAAAATGCTTTAAAAAATATGGAGGGAATGCTTCTGGATTCGATTCGTGTTATTCCTTTATTTCCGCAATATGCATCTGCGACCAGTGGATCTGTTATTGACCGCGTGATGGAACTGATTCGTAAATGGAATTATTTACCGAATATGAGTTTTGTAAGTAGTTATTGTCAAGAGCCACTCATGATTGAAACCTTTGCAGATCATGCAAGACAGCATGATATTGCTCATTTTGACCATATTGTATTTAGTTATCACGGGCTTCCTGTACGTCAATTGGGGAAAGTTGATCCAACCAGGCAGTTAAGTTGTCCGGAGGATGGTTGTGATTCGTGTAAAAATACGGTCAATTCTTTTTGTTATCTGTCACAATGTCATGCAACTACAAGAGCAATTGCTCAAGAATTAGGTCTTGAAAAGGAGCAATATAGCATCTGTTTTCAATCGAGATTAGGCAAAGAACCTTGGATTCAACCTTATACGTCAAGTTTATTAGAGGACTTGGCACAAAAAGGCAAGAAGAAATTATTGGTATTTAGTCCAGCATTTGTTGCCGATTGTATTGAAACAATAGATGAAATTGGCGTGGAATATGCTAATGAGTTTAAGCATTTGGGAGGTGAAGAGGTTCAATTGGTTGAAAGTCTAAACGGTGATCCTAAGTGGATTGAAGCATTGAAGCGCTTGGCTTTGAATGCTTAA
- a CDS encoding metallophosphoesterase: MLIVNVIVLLLLDFYIFFALKATKIKFAKTKTFGILWWGYSILLSLGVIISFKFNIPLLVRSVFLVAFFLTAASKFFFFFVLILDDLRRGGLWLTRLLTPKKTIKQAVNVLEMPIAEEPVKGITRSDFLTKAGILVGASPLVPLSWGIISGAYDYRVRRQKLYLPNLPAAFHGMKIGQISDVHSGSFYNRKAVNGGVDLLLNEKPDAIFFTGDLVNNVASEMRDYQDIFSRVKADLGVFSSLGNHDYGDYYFGKEDSAAKRKNLQDLIETHKVMGWDLLNDENRILKVNNEELAIVGVQNWGTGRFPKHGDLQKALLGAEEQSVKLLLSHDPSHWRAQVLDTDIDVMFAGHTHGMQFGVRLKNVQWSPAKYVYKEWAGLYREKNNKQLYVNVGYGFLGYPGRVGILPEITIFELIKGNDPKARV; the protein is encoded by the coding sequence ATGTTAATAGTAAATGTAATTGTACTTCTTCTATTGGACTTTTATATCTTTTTTGCATTAAAGGCAACAAAGATCAAGTTTGCAAAGACTAAAACTTTTGGGATTCTTTGGTGGGGTTATTCAATTTTGCTTTCTCTAGGAGTTATCATTTCCTTTAAATTTAATATTCCACTACTAGTTCGTTCCGTTTTTTTAGTTGCTTTTTTTCTCACAGCAGCTTCTAAATTCTTCTTTTTCTTTGTTCTCATTCTGGATGATTTGAGGAGAGGAGGACTTTGGCTAACGAGACTGTTGACCCCGAAAAAAACGATCAAACAAGCGGTCAATGTGTTGGAAATGCCAATCGCTGAAGAGCCAGTTAAAGGGATCACAAGGTCAGATTTCTTAACAAAGGCGGGGATTTTGGTTGGTGCGTCGCCATTGGTGCCTTTAAGCTGGGGAATTATTTCGGGAGCGTATGATTATCGTGTGCGTCGTCAAAAGTTATACTTGCCAAATTTGCCAGCAGCTTTTCACGGGATGAAGATTGGACAAATTTCTGATGTGCATTCGGGTTCTTTTTATAATAGAAAAGCCGTAAATGGTGGAGTTGACTTATTACTGAATGAAAAACCAGATGCTATTTTTTTTACTGGTGATTTAGTTAATAATGTCGCTTCAGAAATGCGTGATTATCAAGATATATTTTCAAGGGTAAAGGCTGATTTAGGTGTATTCTCAAGTTTAGGAAATCATGATTATGGTGATTATTATTTTGGGAAAGAGGATTCAGCGGCCAAAAGAAAAAATCTTCAGGACTTGATTGAGACACATAAAGTAATGGGCTGGGATCTTTTGAATGATGAGAATCGGATTTTGAAAGTTAACAATGAAGAATTGGCTATTGTTGGTGTACAGAACTGGGGTACCGGCCGATTCCCTAAGCACGGCGATTTGCAAAAAGCTTTGTTGGGTGCAGAAGAACAGTCTGTTAAATTACTTCTTTCCCACGATCCTTCGCACTGGCGGGCTCAGGTGCTAGATACAGATATCGACGTCATGTTCGCGGGGCACACACACGGTATGCAGTTTGGTGTTCGGCTTAAGAATGTTCAATGGAGTCCTGCAAAATATGTGTATAAAGAATGGGCCGGTTTATATAGAGAAAAAAACAATAAGCAACTTTATGTAAATGTGGGCTATGGATTCTTAGGTTACCCGGGTCGAGTAGGAATATTGCCTGAGATCACCATTTTTGAACTTATAAAAGGGAATGATCCGAAAGCACGCGTATAA
- the galK gene encoding galactokinase, with protein MITKESIQNKFTSIFQAEPIIVRSPGRINIIGEHTDYNDGFVLPAAIDKAVYIAVSKRDDELISLYAEDYKAVYEISLNAIAPTDLHWPNYILGVVDQIQKRGLLVGGFNLYIDGDVPLGAGLSSSAAVECATTLALSELFELNIPRLEIPKIGQLAEHTYAGVKCGIMDQFASTFGKKDQVLKLDCRSLEYEYVPLILDGYTIILLNTNVKHALGDTAYNKRVEQCKQAIDWVKEKYPEVVNMRDVSVSMLDEIVKDRDAEVYTKTRFVVEESERVHEACEHLKAGNLKALGQNLLASHHGLSQEYEVSCAESDYLVDFIKQFPEVLGARQMGGGFGGCTINLVKNDFVVALIEKISPEYFAKFGKELTVIQVKTDDGTSVL; from the coding sequence ATGATTACTAAAGAATCTATACAGAATAAATTTACATCCATTTTTCAAGCTGAGCCTATTATTGTACGGTCCCCAGGTAGAATTAATATCATAGGAGAGCATACCGATTATAATGACGGGTTTGTGCTGCCAGCGGCTATCGATAAAGCGGTATATATTGCTGTATCTAAAAGAGATGATGAGTTGATCTCTTTATATGCCGAAGATTACAAGGCCGTCTACGAGATCAGTTTAAATGCTATTGCACCAACAGATTTACATTGGCCTAACTATATCTTGGGGGTTGTTGATCAAATCCAGAAAAGGGGTTTATTGGTTGGTGGATTTAATCTTTATATCGATGGTGATGTTCCCTTAGGAGCAGGTCTATCTTCTTCTGCCGCTGTAGAATGTGCTACGACTTTAGCTTTAAGTGAGCTTTTTGAGTTAAATATTCCACGTTTGGAGATTCCAAAAATTGGACAATTGGCCGAGCATACTTATGCAGGAGTAAAATGCGGTATTATGGATCAGTTTGCTTCAACGTTTGGTAAAAAGGATCAGGTATTAAAGCTCGATTGCCGTTCTTTAGAATATGAATATGTTCCTCTGATATTGGATGGTTATACAATCATTTTACTGAATACAAATGTAAAACATGCATTAGGAGATACTGCGTATAACAAGCGTGTGGAACAATGCAAGCAAGCTATTGATTGGGTTAAGGAAAAATATCCTGAAGTTGTCAATATGCGTGATGTGTCGGTTTCGATGTTGGATGAAATTGTGAAAGATAGAGATGCTGAAGTATATACAAAAACACGTTTTGTCGTTGAAGAAAGCGAACGCGTGCATGAGGCATGTGAGCATCTGAAAGCTGGTAATTTAAAAGCATTAGGACAAAATCTATTGGCGTCACATCATGGTTTGAGTCAAGAATATGAAGTGAGCTGTGCTGAGTCAGATTATTTGGTGGATTTTATCAAACAGTTTCCTGAGGTGCTGGGGGCAAGACAAATGGGGGGTGGTTTTGGTGGTTGCACGATTAATCTTGTGAAAAATGATTTTGTTGTCGCACTTATCGAGAAGATCTCACCAGAATATTTCGCGAAATTTGGTAAGGAATTGACCGTAATACAGGTGAAAACAGATGATGGTACATCTGTTTTGTAA
- a CDS encoding 4-hydroxy-3-methylbut-2-enyl diphosphate reductase, producing the protein MALNLTVDIDKDSGFCFGVVYAIDMAEEILEEDGYLYCLGDIVHNDEEVARLKAKGLRIIAHDVLPTLQHEKVLIRAHGEAPETYKIALENNITLIDASCPVVLKLQNRIKTSFDQDEKILIFGKHGHAEVVGLQGQTNDEALVFQDIAELDDADLPASFTLYSQTTKSVDKFYQIKDELIKRGYEVKANDTICRQVSNRYEDLVHFAKMYDKIVFVSGKKSSNGKVLFEVCLKENPDTYFVSEVGEIDVTVFKEGDRVGICGATSTPMWLMKEVKAYLKAI; encoded by the coding sequence ATGGCATTAAATCTAACAGTTGATATTGATAAGGATTCCGGTTTTTGCTTTGGTGTAGTCTATGCAATAGACATGGCTGAGGAAATTCTTGAGGAAGATGGTTATTTGTACTGTCTAGGCGATATTGTACATAATGATGAAGAAGTTGCTCGACTAAAAGCAAAGGGTTTGCGGATCATTGCTCATGATGTTCTTCCCACTTTACAACATGAAAAAGTCCTTATCCGTGCACATGGTGAAGCTCCAGAAACTTATAAGATCGCTCTAGAGAATAATATTACGCTAATTGATGCATCGTGCCCCGTTGTTCTCAAGTTGCAAAATAGAATTAAAACTTCTTTTGATCAGGATGAGAAGATCCTCATCTTTGGGAAGCATGGCCATGCTGAGGTTGTTGGTTTGCAGGGACAAACTAATGATGAAGCTTTAGTTTTTCAGGATATTGCTGAGTTGGATGATGCCGACTTGCCAGCATCCTTTACACTTTATAGCCAAACGACGAAGAGTGTAGATAAGTTTTATCAGATCAAAGATGAGTTGATCAAGAGAGGCTATGAAGTAAAAGCAAACGATACCATTTGTCGCCAAGTTTCTAATCGTTACGAAGATCTGGTACACTTCGCCAAGATGTATGACAAAATTGTTTTTGTTTCGGGTAAAAAATCTTCCAATGGTAAAGTTCTTTTTGAAGTTTGCTTAAAAGAAAATCCTGATACTTATTTTGTTTCAGAAGTTGGAGAGATTGATGTAACAGTTTTCAAAGAAGGCGATCGTGTGGGTATTTGTGGAGCGACCTCAACACCTATGTGGCTGATGAAAGAAGTCAAAGCTTACTTAAAAGCAATATAA
- a CDS encoding UDP-glucose--hexose-1-phosphate uridylyltransferase: MQQTFEINSDPHTRLNILTGERVLVSPHRSKRPWQGQVEDDNQEQRPSYDPKCYLCPTNERADGDVNPDYKESFVFVNDFSALLKDTPTADINEDELFIAESEKGICKVIAFSPRHDLTLPEMSVLAIKAVVDVWQKEFTALAEHEWIKYIQIFENKGAIMGCSNPHPHGQIWSQNHVPVELQKESKNQKTYFDNHGVTMLSAYVQAELRKNERIIEENDSFVALVPFWASWPYETMIVSKRPVQNILAFTDQEKEQLASILKLLTTRYDNLFNTSFPYSAGMHQAPVNSGDFPEWHWHMHFYPPLLRSATVKKFMVGYEMLANPQRDITPEFAAQQLRNCSTTHYKNV, from the coding sequence ATGCAACAAACATTCGAAATTAATTCGGATCCTCATACCCGGTTGAATATACTTACTGGTGAACGTGTGCTCGTTTCTCCACATCGAAGTAAAAGGCCATGGCAAGGACAAGTCGAAGATGACAATCAAGAACAACGACCATCATACGACCCGAAGTGTTATTTGTGTCCGACGAACGAACGGGCTGATGGAGATGTTAATCCCGATTATAAAGAGAGTTTTGTATTTGTAAATGATTTTTCTGCACTCTTGAAGGATACGCCTACGGCAGATATCAATGAAGATGAGCTTTTTATTGCGGAATCTGAAAAAGGTATTTGTAAAGTTATCGCCTTTTCTCCACGACATGATCTGACACTTCCAGAAATGTCAGTTCTGGCAATAAAAGCGGTAGTAGATGTTTGGCAAAAGGAGTTTACTGCTTTGGCTGAACATGAGTGGATAAAGTATATTCAAATATTTGAAAATAAGGGTGCTATAATGGGGTGTAGCAACCCGCATCCACATGGTCAGATCTGGTCACAAAATCATGTTCCTGTGGAACTTCAGAAGGAGTCGAAAAATCAAAAGACATATTTTGACAATCATGGTGTTACCATGCTAAGTGCATATGTTCAAGCAGAATTGAGAAAAAATGAACGTATTATAGAAGAGAATGACAGTTTTGTTGCGTTAGTTCCATTTTGGGCATCATGGCCGTATGAGACGATGATCGTAAGTAAAAGACCTGTACAGAATATATTAGCTTTCACAGATCAGGAGAAAGAACAGCTGGCCTCAATTTTGAAATTGTTGACAACACGCTACGACAACTTATTTAATACATCATTTCCTTATTCTGCGGGTATGCATCAAGCTCCGGTGAATAGTGGAGACTTTCCGGAATGGCACTGGCATATGCATTTTTACCCACCATTGTTACGTTCTGCTACGGTTAAGAAATTTATGGTAGGTTATGAAATGCTGGCAAATCCACAGCGTGATATTACGCCCGAATTTGCAGCTCAACAATTAAGAAACTGCTCAACGACTCATTATAAAAACGTTTAA